A portion of the Micromonospora tarapacensis genome contains these proteins:
- a CDS encoding DddA-like double-stranded DNA deaminase toxin has product MSLGNVAAGLRAILEQIARQRAALAATVSSVNSTSTRLRAVVTGSGHVLVQQALAAMAASTEQLREADRQLAGTAMAIIEYGHIIGIALAPASAPSASPASPGKVAAGDGRQASPPPSLSRAPSGQRREAGDAAPAPLLPGFLESLPARRSADAPTDGVLTTTGGEKISDVYSGKEGPGKGGPGLRPPFKHYVSALDHAEGHAAAAMRTRRMTEATLYLNNTPCQDPMGCDRVLPYVLPKDAKLTVYGPNGYVNVYRGNGKGLA; this is encoded by the coding sequence GTGAGCCTCGGGAACGTCGCCGCCGGGTTGCGGGCCATACTCGAACAGATCGCTCGTCAACGCGCCGCACTGGCCGCCACCGTTTCTTCGGTGAACAGCACGTCCACGCGTCTACGGGCTGTTGTCACCGGCAGCGGCCACGTCCTCGTTCAACAGGCTCTCGCGGCAATGGCAGCATCAACCGAGCAATTACGTGAAGCCGACCGGCAGCTCGCCGGGACCGCGATGGCGATTATCGAGTACGGGCACATCATCGGTATCGCCCTCGCCCCGGCCAGTGCACCCTCAGCATCACCCGCGAGTCCTGGGAAGGTGGCCGCTGGCGATGGGCGGCAGGCCAGCCCGCCACCGTCGTTGTCCCGAGCGCCGTCTGGTCAGCGAAGGGAGGCCGGCGATGCTGCCCCGGCTCCCTTACTGCCGGGCTTCCTGGAATCGTTGCCGGCGCGCCGTTCAGCGGACGCGCCAACCGACGGGGTACTCACCACCACCGGTGGCGAGAAGATCAGCGATGTCTACAGCGGCAAGGAAGGGCCGGGTAAGGGTGGTCCTGGTCTCCGGCCGCCGTTCAAGCACTACGTGTCCGCCCTCGACCACGCCGAGGGGCATGCGGCGGCGGCGATGCGCACGCGGAGGATGACGGAGGCCACCCTGTACCTGAACAACACCCCATGCCAGGACCCGATGGGTTGTGACAGGGTTCTGCCGTATGTTCTGCCGAAAGACGCAAAACTCACCGTCTACGGACCGAACGGGTACGTCAACGTGTACCGGGGCAACGGGAAGGGGTTGGCATGA
- a CDS encoding Imm1 family immunity protein, which yields MSAEPVRVYYDRIEPVAVDRIEDLDALLDRVAANPEYQEFPVMVSLETGDKEHVLEICLGRQDLSMLVWHHAFLDVAASKGSLHQPADLAYNFGGSRTDAYDSSAIPVATARQAVREFFSTNGQRPTCLEWQTPNYGEQGETA from the coding sequence ATGAGTGCCGAGCCGGTCAGGGTCTACTACGACCGCATCGAGCCGGTCGCCGTGGATAGGATCGAAGATCTTGATGCGCTGCTCGACCGGGTAGCGGCCAACCCCGAGTACCAAGAGTTTCCCGTCATGGTGTCACTAGAAACGGGCGACAAGGAACATGTCCTCGAAATCTGCCTCGGCCGGCAAGACCTCAGTATGCTGGTCTGGCACCACGCGTTTCTCGACGTAGCAGCGAGCAAAGGCAGCCTCCACCAACCGGCGGACCTGGCCTACAACTTCGGCGGTTCCCGGACGGACGCCTACGACAGTTCGGCGATTCCTGTGGCGACCGCACGGCAGGCTGTACGAGAGTTCTTCTCCACCAACGGACAACGACCCACGTGTCTCGAATGGCAGACGCCAAACTACGGTGAGCAGGGCGAGACAGCGTAG